Proteins from a genomic interval of Gossypium hirsutum isolate 1008001.06 chromosome A09, Gossypium_hirsutum_v2.1, whole genome shotgun sequence:
- the LOC107890261 gene encoding NAC domain-containing protein 2: MYGMSSGSDILPPGFRFHPTDEELIIYYLTQKLSSSSNPLINIIADVNIYKFDPWELPGKALFGENEWFFFSPRDRKYPNGTRPNRATGCGYWKATGTDKPIITSVGSQCLGMKKTLVFYKGRPPKASRTDWVMTEYRLLYDHFLPQKPKGSMRLDDWVLCRVHHKSKVPQQITSGKNYDRSLSCSPPFQRGCLQGQEMILNNYTIQQGNEYHQFPYHNYHMTIPLENEQLDNQMECDGTTTVDFNVGDMLEYIDHRVFHEGDITFGQELPLVSEKRLNASVSMHDDGNAYVPQICSQAPSSSSSSSYQEVFLEF, from the exons ATGTATGGAATGAGTAGTGGTAGTGATATCCTCCCACCAGGCTTTCGATTTCATCCCACAGATGAAGAGcttatcatttattatttaacCCAAAAGCTCTCTTCTTCCTCCAATCCCCTTATCAATATCATTGCTGATGTCAATATCTACAAGTTCGATCCGTGGGAACTTCCAG GTAAGGCTTTGTTTGGGGAGAATGAGTGGTTTTTCTTTAGTCCAAGAGATAGGAAGTATCCGAATGGGACACGTCCAAATAGAGCAACAGGATGCGGGTATTGGAAAGCCACCGGGACTGATAAACCGATCATCACTTCTGTTGGGTCACAATGTCTTGGCATGAAGAAAACTCTTGTCTTTTACAAAGGTCGGCCTCCTAAAGCTTCAAGGACCGATTGGGTGATGACTGAGTATAGGCTTCTCTATGATCACTTTCTACCTCAGAAACCTAAAGGATCAATGCGA TTGGACGATTGGGTTCTATGTCGAGTCCACCATAAAAGCAAGGTTCCTCAACAAATTACAAGTGGAAAAAACTATGATAGAAGTTTAAGCTGTTCCCCTCCATTTCAACGTGGGTGCTTACAAGGTCAAGAGATGATACTAAACAATTACACCATTCAACAAGGCAATGAATATCATCAGTTTCCTTATCATAATTATCATATGACCATTCCCTTGGAAAACGAACAGCTTGACAATCAAATGGAATGTGACGGAACGACCACCGTCGATTTCAACGTCGGAGACATGCTTGAATACATTGATCACAGAGTGTTTCATGAAGGAGATATTACTTTTGGTCAAGAATTGCCGTTGGTATCGGAGAAACGATTGAATGCTTCCGTATCGATGCACGATGACGGCAACGCGTACGTTCCTCAGATTTGTTCTCAGGCTCCGTCCTCGTCCTCATCATCATCATACCAAGAGGTCTTCTTAGAGTTCTGA